One stretch of Microplitis mediator isolate UGA2020A chromosome 9, iyMicMedi2.1, whole genome shotgun sequence DNA includes these proteins:
- the LOC130674563 gene encoding uncharacterized protein LOC130674563 → MYSVINYKKFFMIIISIESFVLNVNGLECYECAKIATSHVYCIQIHDNFIKTCPKKYCTIYRKELLDIYEGNNELQDLIRSCSDSKNFPESINLTESNIRSLNINSLRSDSVVITTGNYKHYYQTCDRDLCNRGNGIDGDDNDLVSSVIIVPGIGTNLSALMTSSNYFSYLVYLIIIYLFM, encoded by the exons ATGTATTcggtaataaattataaaaaatttttcatgataattattagtatCGAAAGTTTTGTTTTAAACGTCAACG GTTTAGAATGTTATGAGTGCGCAAAAATCGCAACATCACATGTTTATTGCATTCAAATACATGAcaactttataaaaacatgtccaaaaaaatattgtacgATTTATCGTAAAGAATTGCTCGATATTTATGAGGGAAACAATGAATTACAAGATCTAATTCGTTCGTGctctgattcaaaaaattttcccgaatcaattaatttaacagaGAGCAATATCAGATCATTGAATATAAATAGTTTAAGGAGTGACAGTGTTGTTATTACGACAGGTAATTACAAACATTACTATCAAACTTGTGATAGAGATCTTTGTAATAGAGGTAATGGAATTGATGGAGACGATAATGATTTGGTATCAAGTGTTATCATAGTGCCGGGTATTGGTACTAATTTATCTGCACTTATGACAagttctaattatttttcatacctcgtttatttaattataatttatttattcatgtaA